In Cupriavidus basilensis, the following proteins share a genomic window:
- a CDS encoding ABC transporter ATP-binding protein: MVSAVLDKPAQAQPAQAATGRDSASNGVRLTIDQVSHHFTLRDQVLPVLSRVSLTAEPGEFVALLGPSGCGKSTLLRLVAGLEPPRRGTLAVDGVPIGGPDPSRVVVFQDPTLYPWRTVWDNAALGLEARGLLGSQRERVDDALARVGLTEFARAYPRQLSGGMAQRAALARALVNEPRLLILDEPLGKLDSLTRLSMQGELVSLWQRARFTALLVTHDVEEALLLATRVIVFSERPARITAEIKIDRDYPRHRDDPELIRLRREILGLLGLGQGW, from the coding sequence ATGGTAAGCGCCGTGCTCGATAAACCCGCCCAGGCCCAACCTGCGCAAGCCGCCACCGGCAGGGACAGCGCCAGCAACGGCGTACGCCTGACGATCGACCAGGTGAGCCACCATTTCACGCTGCGCGACCAGGTGTTGCCGGTGCTCAGCCGCGTCAGCCTGACGGCCGAGCCAGGCGAATTCGTGGCCCTGCTCGGCCCCAGCGGCTGCGGCAAGTCCACCCTGCTGCGGCTCGTTGCCGGGCTGGAGCCGCCGCGGCGCGGCACGCTCGCAGTGGATGGCGTGCCGATCGGCGGGCCGGACCCGAGCCGGGTGGTGGTGTTCCAGGACCCGACGCTGTACCCGTGGCGCACCGTCTGGGACAACGCCGCGCTGGGCCTGGAGGCGCGCGGCTTGCTCGGCAGCCAGCGCGAGCGCGTGGACGATGCGCTGGCGCGCGTTGGCCTGACCGAGTTCGCGCGAGCCTATCCGCGCCAGCTGTCCGGCGGCATGGCACAACGCGCCGCGCTGGCGCGCGCGCTGGTCAACGAGCCGCGCTTGCTGATCCTCGACGAACCGCTGGGCAAGCTCGATTCCCTCACGCGCCTGAGCATGCAGGGCGAACTGGTGTCGTTATGGCAGCGCGCGCGCTTTACCGCGCTGCTGGTCACCCACGACGTGGAAGAAGCGCTGCTGCTGGCAACCCGCGTGATCGTGTTCAGCGAACGCCCCGCCCGCATCACGGCGGAAATCAAGATCGATCGCGACTACCCGCGCCACCGCGACGATCCCGAGCTGATCCGGCTGCGCCGTGAAATCCTGGGCCTGCTGGGACTGGGCCAGGGATGGTAA
- a CDS encoding ABC transporter permease — MPTFSAEGQHGVHGVQDAHDDFLAVPAPAVPRVWLGGALAAAAWLSVAAIVKFWPEPEDWPLTHETASLFAGIAAVLLVLAFVQHRLGGIGAWLRRAGPWLLVLAVLTFIWEVVTAKLGLLPRPFFAPPQALVEVFVEDYARLAEAVAHSLRLLATGYLLGALAGFLTGVSIGWSSRAGYWVHPVLRLLGPLPATAWLPIVFFAFPSSASAATFLVALATWFPVTVLTWSGVAAVDPAYYDVARTLGAKERFLVLKVAVPAALPSVFVGLFMGLGASFSVLVVAEMLGVKSGLGWYLQWAQGWAAYASMYGALLVMAIIFSGLITLLFRSRDRLLAWQKGVVKW, encoded by the coding sequence CCAACGTTCTCGGCTGAGGGGCAACACGGCGTGCATGGCGTGCAGGATGCGCACGATGACTTCCTGGCCGTGCCCGCGCCAGCCGTGCCGCGCGTCTGGCTGGGTGGCGCGCTGGCTGCGGCGGCCTGGCTGAGCGTGGCGGCCATCGTCAAGTTCTGGCCGGAGCCGGAGGACTGGCCGCTGACCCATGAGACCGCCTCGCTGTTCGCGGGCATTGCCGCGGTGCTGCTGGTGCTGGCCTTCGTGCAGCACCGGCTGGGCGGCATAGGCGCTTGGTTGCGCCGCGCGGGGCCCTGGCTGCTCGTGCTAGCCGTGCTGACCTTCATCTGGGAAGTGGTGACCGCCAAGCTCGGGCTGCTGCCGCGCCCCTTCTTCGCACCGCCGCAGGCGCTTGTCGAAGTCTTTGTCGAGGACTATGCGCGGCTTGCAGAGGCGGTGGCGCATTCGTTGCGCCTGCTGGCCACCGGCTACCTGCTGGGCGCGCTGGCGGGCTTCCTGACTGGCGTGTCCATCGGCTGGTCGAGCCGCGCGGGCTACTGGGTCCATCCGGTGCTGCGCCTGCTGGGCCCGCTGCCGGCCACGGCCTGGCTGCCGATCGTGTTCTTCGCCTTTCCCAGCAGCGCCAGCGCCGCCACCTTCCTGGTGGCGCTGGCCACGTGGTTCCCGGTCACGGTGCTGACCTGGTCCGGCGTGGCGGCGGTCGACCCGGCCTACTACGACGTGGCGCGCACGCTCGGCGCCAAGGAGCGCTTCCTGGTGCTCAAGGTGGCGGTGCCGGCGGCACTGCCCAGCGTGTTCGTTGGCTTGTTCATGGGCCTTGGCGCGTCGTTCTCCGTGCTGGTGGTGGCCGAGATGCTGGGCGTCAAGTCCGGGCTGGGCTGGTATCTGCAATGGGCCCAGGGCTGGGCCGCCTACGCCAGCATGTACGGCGCGCTGCTGGTCATGGCGATCATCTTCTCCGGGCTCATCACGCTGCTGTTCCGCTCGCGGGATCGCCTGCTGGCATGGCAAAAAGGAGTGGTCAAATGGTAA